A region of the Bacteroidales bacterium genome:
GTGCGATTGTTTATTCTTTGCAATTGGCAGATGACATAGATTTTACCATCAATCCGATCACATACGACAGTATTTTGAGTACAAACTTTACCGCAAACATTGGATTTATCCCCAGGTATTGGAGGGTTCTGGCTTACAACGTCTGTAATGCACTAACTTATTCTGCAAAAAGAAGCGTATCCTATTTCGCACCACCATCAATACCGGATTTGAAACTTTGGTTAAAAGCCGATAATGTTATATTGAATGACACAACGGTTAGTATCTGGCCCGACTGCAGTGGAAATGGTAATAATGCGGTACAGCCGGCATCAGTCAATCAGCCTGCTTATCATTCTTCAGTAACCGTCTTAAATAACAAACCCGTGGTTTGTTTTGATGGAACCAATGATTATCTAATTGCTGATTTTGGCGATACCCTCACACAGCCAAATACAATTTTTATTATTTATAATATTAACAGCGGAGCCCCCTGTGTTTTCGACGGCATTGCCGCATCACATACGGTCGACCGGCACGCAATTCAATATTTTACGGACAAAATAAATATGCACGCCGGTAATCTTTTTGGATATTATAAGTCAGTTCCTTTTTCTTATATATTAAACACCTGCAGTTTCAACACTACCAATTCAAAACTCTATGAAAACAGCATACTGAAAGCTTCAGGCAATCCGGGTTCAAGCTCGGTTCACGGTATAAGGCTTGGCTCCCGATGGAGTAACGATCTTTTTCTTAATGGCGATATAGCCGAAATAATTTTTTATGATACCTTACTTGCAGATACAAATCGTCAGAAAGTGGAACAATACCTAAGAGATAAATATGCCCCCCCTGTATATCTTGGAAGAGATATTGAAATTCCATACAACCTTTGTAATATAACTTTAGATGCCGGAGAGCGTTTCACAAATTTTTTATGGAATACCGGAGATACTACACAAACCCTTAATATTATTCAAAGCGGAACCTATTCGGTTACTGTTACAGACATATTTGGTTTTGTATCCAGTGATACCATTCAGGTTAACATACCTTATTTTATTACTCATGATACCGCTTTTTGTCTAGGGGACTCAATACTTTATTCTGTGAATATGGGCAATGATTATTCATATTTATGGCTGCCCGACAGTGTTACAACGAATTCATGTGTTATTAAACAAACGGGAGAGTATTCCATTACTGTTTTCGACACTCTGGGCTGTCACAGGACAAAATACTTTACCGTTGCAGCCGATCCCTTTGCCGAAACTGCTACTCTTGGGCCCGACAGAAAGATTTGCCGGGGGGAATATATAGGCTTGCTCAGCGGCGCTCAGGAAGCGGTGTCTTATCAGTGGTCAAACGGCACGGGAGAAAACATGATACAGATAAATGATGCTTTCGGCACATCACCAAGCTATTCATTGACCGTGAGCAGTAGCAACGGCTGTACCGCCCGCGACACCATTGCCCTGAATGTTAACGGTGTGCTTCCGCTGGTTTCTTTTACCAATGATTCCATATGTTTTGGAGACGAAACCCATTTTACAGACCTTTCGTCTGTATCGCCTCCTTTTTCAATAATTCAACGGCAATGGGATTTTGGCGACAGTACCACCTCGGATTTGCTAAATCCGGCACATTTATTTTTGCAGGACGGAAATTTTCAAACATCACTGACCGTTACAACGGATTCGGGCTGCGTAAAAACTTTCAGCAAAAATGTTACAGTGTTTTCCATGCCCCGGGCAAATTTCCTGCCTTACGAGGGGTGTAGCGGAACCGCCATAGCTTTTTCGGATATGACCTTATGCCCTTATGGAGCTTTGACCGAATGGAGTTGGGACTTTGGCGATACTAACAACCCGGAAAATGACACTTCCGTATTACAAAATCCCGAATATATTTATGATTCATCGGGCGCTTATACAATAAAACTAATTACAGCTTCTGAAGCGGGATGTATGGATTCGGCAACACATACCATAGAAATTAAGAATTCTCCTGTTGTTGATTTTTACAGCAATGAACCCTGTGAGGGATTGCCGGTATATTTTTACAGCCAGGTTACTATTCCACCCTGGGAAAGTATTACAAATTACAACTGGGACTTTAATGACGGGAACGTATCGGATATTTCAAATCCTATTCATAATTACAGTACTCCCGGCATCTATCATGTTACCTTAAGCGTTAAAAGTATCAACGGATGCAAAGCATCTATCAATAAGCCCGTTACTGTGGGAGCACGTCCTCTGGTTGATTATATGTATTCAAACACTTGTGTGTTAACACCGGTTTATTTTACAGATTCGAGCACGGTCAATCCCGGAAATATTCAAGAATGGTTATGGAATTTTGGAGGCTTGGGTTATTCACAACAGCAAAACCCCTCATTTATTTTTCAGGATACGGGATTATATAATGTAACATTAGCTGTTACGACTGATTTTAACTGTACCGACAGTATTACACTTCCAGTTAGGGTTTATCCGGTTCCTGATGCTGCTTTTTCCTTCTCTCCCGAATATGGCATACCTCCATTGCCCGTGAATTTTATCAATTTAAGTTCCGGGGCATCCAGTTATATGTGGTTTTTTGGAGATGATATATCAGATACCAATACCCATCCCGTTCATACTTATTTAAGCGAGGGGATTTATCAAATCTTACTAATGGCTTATAATAATGCAGGATGTTATGATTCGGCTTCTGATATGGTTTATGTAATACCCACAGTTTCTGATATTGCAATAACCAGTGTTGAGTATGAACTTAATGGGGGGCTTCTCTCGGTAACTGCCGGACTTATGAATGCCGGAACCAGAAAAATTGAAAAGATTGACATGTCAGTTGTATTACAAAATGAAAATATCATTCATGAAAACTGGGAGGGGACCTTACATGAAGGCGAAACCTTACAATATAATTTTTCATTTCAGATTGATGTTTCTCCCTCTGATGATATAAATTATGTTTGCGCTCAGGCTGTGCTTCCGGATATTGAAGATGACAATACAGAAAATAATAAAAAATGTTTAGCATTAAATGATGACTTTATTGTTGCAGAACCATATCCAAATCCCACAAAAGAAAATCTTAGCATTATTTACATTCTGCCTTTTGAAGATAATGTGCAAATACAACTGTTTGATATCATGGGCAGGGAAATCAAAGAGTTATTTTACGGAGAAGGCAGTGATGGGTATAATGTGTTGAATTATGATATAAGTGCCCTGCAAAGGGGCTTATATACGTTAAGAATAACGTACCGTGAAAAATCCTTACGTAAGAAATTTGTAAAATTATAGAAACTTTATGCTGCCAGAAACAAAGAATAGAAAGTGTTTTTGTTTTTTTGTATAATAGGAATATAAAATAATGTTTGAGAATAAATCAGTTGCTGTTGTTGTCCCTGCTTTTAATGAAGCCCTGCAAATTGACAAAGTGATAAGGTCAATGCCTGACTTTGTTGACAGGATTGTGGTTGTGAATGATGGTTCAACAGATGCAACTTCAGAGATAATAAGAAAAATGGTTTTTCAGGGAAATAATTCAAGCAGCTTGTTTTTGAAAAATATTTTAAACGAAGAAATATCAGATGATTATAACCGTGCCGGAAAAATTTTGCAAGACATTAACAGGGAAGAGGCTGGCAAATTTGTTTCTTCAAAAACTTTAAATAAAAACGACGAATCAGAGAGAGTTATTCTGATTGAACATGATAAAAATCATGGTGTAGGCGCTGCCATAGCCAGCGGTTATAAATGGTGCAAAGACCATAATATTTATTGTACGGCAGTAATGGCCGGTGACGGACAAATGGACCCTGATGAGCTTGAATCAATTTGCCTTCCGGTGATACACGATAATATTGACTATGTGAAAGGGAATCGCCTCATTCATGCCAGCTCATGGGTTGTCATTCCCAGAATCAGATATTTTGGGAACTCAATATTATCTGTATTAACAAAAATTGCTTCGGGTTACTGGCACGTATCTGATACACAAACCGGTTTTACAGCCATTTCCAACAAAGCCCTGAATGCCATTCCCCTTTATAAAATATTCAAACGTTATGGCATGCCAAACGACATGCTTGTTAAGCTAAACATTGCTTTTTGCACATTGAAAGAAGTTGAAATCAAACCTGTTTATTATATTGGGGAACGGTCAAAAATGCATATCGGAAAAATTATTTTACCTGTTTCCTGGTTATTGTTCAGGTCATTCTTTAAACGCTTATGGCAAAAGTATCTGTTCAGAGATTTCCATCCCTTATTTTTATTATATCACATTTCTTTTGTTTTGGGGCTGGTGTCCCTGCCTTATGGAATTAAAATTCTTTTTCTTGTGTTGGCAGGAAAAGATGCTAATCCCGTAACCGTTCTTGCATTTATTTTTCTTTTTATCAGCGGGCTGCAATCTTTGTTATTTGCCATGTGGATGGATATTCAGGATAATGAAAGATTGTATAAAACGTAATACAGTTTTAAAATTATGAGAACTGATTTTTTGGTTTTTGGTGAGCCGCTGATAGAACAAGATGAAATAGACGAGCTTTTAGATTCTGTTAAAAACTCCTGGTTGGGTACAGGGAAAAAGGTTGCCATATTTGAGAAAGATTTTGCAGCTTATAAAAAAGCCAAACATATTGCTGCTGTTAATTCCTGTACTGCCGCACTTCATTTGGCATGTTTGGCATTGGGAATAAAAAGAGGAGATGAAATTATCACATCCGCCATGACATTTTGCGGCACTGTAAACGCAATAATTCATGCAGGAGCCACGCCTGTTTTAGCAGACATTGATAGTAACACTCTAAACATTGCCCCCGGCCAGATTGAAAAAAAAATTACAAAAAAAACAAAGGCAATTATTGTCGTTCATTTTGCGGGTCGCCCATGTGATATGGATAAGATAATGCAGATTGCAAGAAAAAACAACATATTTGTCATTGAAGATTGCGCCCATGCCATTGAATCGGAATATAACTCAAAACCTGTTGGTACTATTGGTGATATCGGATGTTTTAGTTTTTATGCAACAAAAAATATTACAACAGGAGAAGGAGGGATGGTAATCAGCAATAATCAAAAAATAATTTCAAAAGTAAAAACTTTAGCCCTGCACGGCTTAAGTCATGATGCCTGGAAACGTTTCTCTGATGAAGGATTTAAACATTATTTTGTGGAGGAAGCAGGATTTAAATATAATATGACCGATTTGCAGGCATCTTTTGGCATTCATCAGCTAAAACGTATTGATAAGTATTGGGAACGAAGAAAAGAGATATGGAATTTTTATAATAAGGAGCTTAAAGATTTACCAATAACATTACCTTTTGCCGAAGTCAAAAAATGCAAACATTCCTATCACCTTTAT
Encoded here:
- a CDS encoding PKD domain-containing protein produces the protein MKFFLLKILFLISFFLCRIQVFGQIPNQNLIFWLASDTGVVLTGGKVSQWSDISGNNFHAIQSTAANMPSKVDFVLNNKPVIRFNGINNFMVINFGDTLLQPNTIFIIYKINSGAPCVFDGVAASHTADRHAIQYFSGKINMHAGSLFGYNKTIPFSYIMNSCSFNASNSKFYENGILKASGNPGSSSVHGIRLGSRWSNDLFLNGDIAEIIFYDTLLSDPQRIQVENYLMNKYGGNVNLGADILVPYGFCDTSLSAGSGFSNYLWSTGDTTAAISVNKAGTYWVRAYDIFGRETRDTINVEYPYRKLNYQDTTICFGDTLIVKPLISGLSHYTLLWSDLSTDTVLPITQPGNYYAKITDSLGCFVYSDTITIAVNNFPAAATLGNDTAFCAGNTLALSAPGYNVSSYLWTGGYTGSNLVVSTTGDYWVQATDNYGCIARDTIHVNIIGVAPMALFAADSVCLNDTTHFTDLSTATLPDNIVNWQWSFGDGASSSDQNPQHLYLSAGPYNSSLTVTTDVSCAGTLTFPVIVYGLPHAAFSSVLLSCTNTNNPFTDLSSFPAGDSINAWYWDFGDTQYSNIQHPGHAFADSGAYTITLIVYTDKGCPDTASSPIFVKSPLSPPPADFSLLYPANNAVVDDTLINFLWETSYGAIVYSLQLADDIDFTINPITYDSILSTNFTANIGFIPRYWRVLAYNVCNALTYSAKRSVSYFAPPSIPDLKLWLKADNVILNDTTVSIWPDCSGNGNNAVQPASVNQPAYHSSVTVLNNKPVVCFDGTNDYLIADFGDTLTQPNTIFIIYNINSGAPCVFDGIAASHTVDRHAIQYFTDKINMHAGNLFGYYKSVPFSYILNTCSFNTTNSKLYENSILKASGNPGSSSVHGIRLGSRWSNDLFLNGDIAEIIFYDTLLADTNRQKVEQYLRDKYAPPVYLGRDIEIPYNLCNITLDAGERFTNFLWNTGDTTQTLNIIQSGTYSVTVTDIFGFVSSDTIQVNIPYFITHDTAFCLGDSILYSVNMGNDYSYLWLPDSVTTNSCVIKQTGEYSITVFDTLGCHRTKYFTVAADPFAETATLGPDRKICRGEYIGLLSGAQEAVSYQWSNGTGENMIQINDAFGTSPSYSLTVSSSNGCTARDTIALNVNGVLPLVSFTNDSICFGDETHFTDLSSVSPPFSIIQRQWDFGDSTTSDLLNPAHLFLQDGNFQTSLTVTTDSGCVKTFSKNVTVFSMPRANFLPYEGCSGTAIAFSDMTLCPYGALTEWSWDFGDTNNPENDTSVLQNPEYIYDSSGAYTIKLITASEAGCMDSATHTIEIKNSPVVDFYSNEPCEGLPVYFYSQVTIPPWESITNYNWDFNDGNVSDISNPIHNYSTPGIYHVTLSVKSINGCKASINKPVTVGARPLVDYMYSNTCVLTPVYFTDSSTVNPGNIQEWLWNFGGLGYSQQQNPSFIFQDTGLYNVTLAVTTDFNCTDSITLPVRVYPVPDAAFSFSPEYGIPPLPVNFINLSSGASSYMWFFGDDISDTNTHPVHTYLSEGIYQILLMAYNNAGCYDSASDMVYVIPTVSDIAITSVEYELNGGLLSVTAGLMNAGTRKIEKIDMSVVLQNENIIHENWEGTLHEGETLQYNFSFQIDVSPSDDINYVCAQAVLPDIEDDNTENNKKCLALNDDFIVAEPYPNPTKENLSIIYILPFEDNVQIQLFDIMGREIKELFYGEGSDGYNVLNYDISALQRGLYTLRITYREKSLRKKFVKL
- a CDS encoding glycosyltransferase family 2 protein encodes the protein MFENKSVAVVVPAFNEALQIDKVIRSMPDFVDRIVVVNDGSTDATSEIIRKMVFQGNNSSSLFLKNILNEEISDDYNRAGKILQDINREEAGKFVSSKTLNKNDESERVILIEHDKNHGVGAAIASGYKWCKDHNIYCTAVMAGDGQMDPDELESICLPVIHDNIDYVKGNRLIHASSWVVIPRIRYFGNSILSVLTKIASGYWHVSDTQTGFTAISNKALNAIPLYKIFKRYGMPNDMLVKLNIAFCTLKEVEIKPVYYIGERSKMHIGKIILPVSWLLFRSFFKRLWQKYLFRDFHPLFLLYHISFVLGLVSLPYGIKILFLVLAGKDANPVTVLAFIFLFISGLQSLLFAMWMDIQDNERLYKT
- a CDS encoding DegT/DnrJ/EryC1/StrS family aminotransferase is translated as MRTDFLVFGEPLIEQDEIDELLDSVKNSWLGTGKKVAIFEKDFAAYKKAKHIAAVNSCTAALHLACLALGIKRGDEIITSAMTFCGTVNAIIHAGATPVLADIDSNTLNIAPGQIEKKITKKTKAIIVVHFAGRPCDMDKIMQIARKNNIFVIEDCAHAIESEYNSKPVGTIGDIGCFSFYATKNITTGEGGMVISNNQKIISKVKTLALHGLSHDAWKRFSDEGFKHYFVEEAGFKYNMTDLQASFGIHQLKRIDKYWERRKEIWNFYNKELKDLPITLPFAEVKKCKHSYHLYTIRIDKSKCGLSRDEFLQRMHKMNIGCGVHYLSIPAHPYYKKTYHLKESDFPNASIYGRETVSLPLSPKLTREDVTDVVNTVKKILNH